Proteins encoded by one window of Rutidosis leptorrhynchoides isolate AG116_Rl617_1_P2 chromosome 7, CSIRO_AGI_Rlap_v1, whole genome shotgun sequence:
- the LOC139858401 gene encoding kinesin-like protein KIN-12C: MMKDSSKSVESEGNENRFEKTVSVPIDIPISRTPLNSIPDPSQFSTEFDVVHSGIRDYKSVEAGSSSNRRKFDSAHSTPARSGSRTTYVGQLGGCTGPRAIPNTGDRGGCGSRVSRRLSSVNCESLPTEVPHFELVEDPSFWNDHNVQVLIRMRPLSTMEKMAQGFGRCLKQESLQTLAWVGHPEVRFTFDHIVCESISQEKLFRVVGLPMVDNCMSGYNSCMFAYGQTGSGKTYTMMGEISQRDGKFVDDCGITPRIFDYLFTRIKLEEENRTDERLVYSCKCSFLEIYNEQITDLLEPSSTNLQLREGLKEGVYVENLTEHNVKTVDDVLKLLSQGAANRKVAETDMNSESSRSHSVFTCIVESRWEKDSVTHLRFGRLNLVDLAGSERQRSSGAGERLKEASYINKSLSTLGLVIMSLVDVANGKHRHVPYRDSKLTFFLQDSLGGNSKTTIIANVSPSMCAANETLSTLKFAQRAKLIQNNAKVNEDASGDVTALQRQIQMLKEQMSLLMKHQKISIPPFQDGQIYVPSFIESFEREGPSGENIGGDFNEQDDQKQKVKIFETPLLGDSSEKKSAGIAFTTVQSHTKQKNLLALPREAAQSTKMLLRFREEKIKRLELLSVGIISTESYITDENIALTEEIQQLQTRIDNNSEVTRFQNSYESGEREALLAEVMALHEQLLRTLEVEESYIERNYQTERENEDGKATMELEGYKNANSKLISKVDELNRELSKYMSYKQTSLNPVENALSIINSGDEMETCDQAKRVLLNNSGFKSDNILDSTNIIQELTDARTLLDTMKTQQAKLVQELNLVRQENQMLVETLSNKNKAETHPMLNHESRFTDNGLSENQSMMDLQARLDKMTIDLEDLKLLNDPLRHEEVENEATNAILNLQEELASLQVKYHRRLCTMSEENNKLKTIIAAKEDEVYTLHSDWERASLELTSFLLDGSKSLKDASGQIESIACSFPRYNVLVGEHVKKAVSVFIEKEQTILGLEKNLVDAQGTIQQMQEKLNSLRSATIALTEEHNRRTEETNKMDEVPKGEVLLKACTNQMQDKQLLVVNQIIAELVAIHNKLDNMKTYLSSLFEDLDGFETDLSTSSSSLSDIEDVSENILVEGSNYPSRNQDLNKQDSDVKGFINGSKAYMLLKNQFDMAYEAFIKLDIQLATVFNDKEYGYQSNDFKRLQNPETTKFVEDKTCKVGRFINKCEEAHATMSEADYMLSALLRANEEGKVLSGKWKQAAEEVMEDNASLNEEINQLKSELQLRNDEHRDSLVELSNLVSVLEDSFQLMQTEAENLCHVMYSDAMEMVQGIHHCICQSRSSLQVICAETMEKSFESIVIQQCRIGEYLNKFGFHEGIMEHVEKFRSMNNGEDELGANSDGLIGENLKLVKELERKNTLLNGVLFDFSLLQESTSTRKDIEDEAEKLLSALSQVQHELKMKTDQLDDVMIKYEKLESRLVDTEAALSASKTCLQHSEETVDAMSYQIAELRNLLEDVYLKKSETEKQLEVQKENVKALENEIHCASSSAQEQFLFSLEGITDDFKRVSSERDGLCEQIKSLQDKLEMAYAIADENEAIAVEARQESEASKIYAEQKEEEVKILENSVEELDSTINVLEKRVNEMEVELERHHKIRDSLELELHSLGKRLLTVESFKKSADNYNADQSEDQISRKLHSRYLELQEAHARIKDLEDERVEQANEIKQCKDYISELLIHAEAQAVQYQQKYKSLEAMVSEMKIESTKSGSEAPISDKTEKSLVRPRGSSSPFRCIGNLVQQVTTEKDHELALAKLRLEELEALASSRQKEVCMLNTKLAAAENMTHDVIRDLLGVKLDMTNYANLINHKQLQRFIEDAAQQAQEFVAMEQEIRRLKRQIDDLLEERDRCISEINSKEAEILDSKMKVVQLQGRDQLLKAQNEMLKADKTNLQKRAAELDDMIKKLLGKQHTLVQSQQQENNHMSNASTSEFGKRLANSEMMLLCVNDELAQYRKPDSPRLHHRQYRKENGK, encoded by the exons ATGATGAAAGATAGCTCCAAGAGCGTTGAATCGGAAGGAAACGAGAACCGATTTGAGAAAACAGTCTCCGTGCCAATCGATATACCAATTTCGCGAACTCCGTTAAACTCGATACCAGATCCATCTCAATTTTCGACGGAGTTTGATGTAGTTCATAGCGGAATTAGGGATTATAAATCAGTAGAAGCTGGTTCGAGTTCTAATCGTAGGAAATTCGATTCGGCTCATAGTACGCCAGCTAGGAGTGGTTCGAGGACGACTTATGTTGGTCAATTAGGTGGTTGTACTGGACCTAGGGCTATACCGAATACTGGAGATAGGGGAGGATGTGGTTCTAGGGTTTCAAGAAGGCTTTCGAGTGTGAATTGTGAGTCATTACCTACTGAGGTTCCACACTTTGAGCTTGTTGAGGATCCATCCTTTTGGAATGATCATAATGTTCAG GTCTTAATACGGATGAGACCGTTAAGCACTATGGAGAAGATGGCACAAGGGTTTGGCCGGTGCTTGAAGCAGGAGAGTTTACAGACATTGGCATGGGTTGGCCACCCTGAAGTCAGATTTACCTTTGATCACATAGTTTGTGAATCAATATCACAG GAAAAGCTCTTTAGGGTTGTTGGATTGCCTATGGTTGATAATTGCATGTCCGGTTATAATAGTTGCATGTTTGCTTATGGCCAG ACTGGCAGTGGCAAAACATATACAATGATGGGTGAGATAAGTCAACGGGATGGCAAGTTTGTTGATGACTGTGGTATAACTCCACGCATTTTTGACTATCTATTCACGAGGATTAAATTG GAGGAAGAGAACAGGACGGATGAAAGACTTGTATATAGCTGCAAATGTTCGTTTCTGGAGATATACAATGAGCAAATCACTGATCTCTTGGAACCCTCATCTACTAATCTTCAA CTCAGAGAAGGGTTAAAGGAAGGAGTGTATGTTGAAAATCTTACAGAACATAATGTTAAGACGGTCGATGATGTTCTCAAGCTTTTGTCGCAG GGAGCTGCAAATAGGAAAGTGGCGGAAACTGATATGAACAGTGAGAGCAGCAGATCACATAGTGTTTTTACCTGCATTGTTGAAAGTCGTTGGGAAAAGGATTCTGTGACACACCTTAGATTTGGAAGGTTAAATTTGGTAGATCTGGCTGGTTCCGAaag GCAGCGAAGCTCGGGAGCAGGAGAACGTTTAAAGGAGGCATCCTATATTAACAAATCTCTATCAACTCTTGG TCTTGTGATAATGTCTCTCGTGGATGTTGCAAATGGGAAACATAGACATGTACCTTATAGGGACTCGAAGCTTACATTTTTTCTTCAG GATTCTCTTGGCGGGAATTCGAAAACGACAATTATAGCAAATGTCAGCCCCTCAATGTG TGCTGCGAATGAGACATTAAGTACGCTAAAATTTGCTCAGCGTGCCAAGCTTATTCAGAACAAT GCAAAAGTAAACGAAGATGCATCGGGTGACGTGACAGCACTACAACGACAAATTCAAATGTTAAAG GAGCAAATGTCCTtattgatgaagcatcaaaaaatcTCAATACCTCCGTTTCAAGATGGACAAATTTACGTGCCTAGTTTCATTGAATCGTTTGAAAGAGAAGGTCCTTCGGGTGAAAATATCGGCGGTGATTTTAATGAACAAGATGACCAGAAACAGAAG GTGAAAATCTTTGAAACTCCCTTACTGGGTGATTCCAGTGAAAAGAAGTCGGCAGGGATAGCGTTTACAACTGTACAATCTCATACCAAGCAGAAAAATCTACTT GCTCTTCCAAGAGAAGCTGCTCAGTCTACTAAAATGCTGCTAAGATTTCGCGAGGAGAAAATTAAACGCTTGGAGTTACTTTCAGTTGGAATAATTTCTACTGAAAGTTATATCACTGATGAAAACATCGCTTTAACTGAAGAAATTCAGCAGCTACAAACTAGGATTGATAATAATTCCGAAGTCACAAG GTTCCAAAATTCATATGAGAGTGGTGAACGTGAAGCATTGCTAGCTGAAGTCATGGCCTTGCATGAGCAG CTTTTAAGAACCCTTGAAGTTGAAGAAAGCTACATTGAGCGAAATTATCAAACCGAAAGAGAAAATGAG GATGGCAAAGCCACAATGGAGTTAGAGGGTTACAAGAACGCCAATTCCAAACTGATTAG CAAGGTTGATGAACTGAACAGAGAACTGAGCAAATACATGAGCTATAAACAAACATCATTGAATCCT GTCGAGAACGCGTTGAGCATAATAAATTCAGGAGATGAAATGGAAACGTGTGATCAAGCGAAACGAGTTTTGCTCAATAATAGTGGTTTTAAAAGTGACAACATACTAGATTCCACCAACATTATACAAGAGTTAACCGATGCGAGAACCTTGTTGGACACCATGAAGACTCAGCAAGCCAAATTGGTTCAAGAGCTAAATCTTGTTCGCCAAGAGAATCAAATGCTGGTGGAAACATTAAGCAACAAGAATAAAGCAGAGACTCATCCAATGCTTAATCATGAAAGCCGTTTTACAGATAATGGCCTTTCAGAAAACCAAAGCATGATGGACTTACAAGCGCGTTTAGACAAGATGACCATAGACCTCGAGGATCTAAAACTACTTAATGATCCTCTTAGGCATGAGGAAGTTGAGAATGAAGCAACTAATGCAATTCTAAATTTACAGGAAGAATTGGCTTCTTTACAGGTGAAATATCACAGACGATTATGTACTATGTCAGAAGAAAACAACAAGTTGAAAACGATTATAGCAGCCAAAGAAGATGAAGTGTATACGTTACACAGTGACTGGGAGAGGGCAAGTTTAGAGCTGACTAGCTTTTTATTGGACGGGTCAAAATCTCTTAAAGATGCATCGGGTCAGATAGAAAGTATTGCTTGTTCTTTTCCTAGATATAATGTTTTGGTTGGTGAACATGTTAAGAAAGCGGTGTCTGTTTTTATTGAGAAAGAACAAACGATTTTAGGACTCGAAAAGAACCTGGTGGATGCTCAAGGTACAATACAACAAATGCAGGAGAAACTGAATTCATTGAGGTCTGCAACCATCGCGTTGACTGAAGAACATAATCGAAGGACTGAAGAAACTAATAAAATGGATGAAGTACCAAAAGGTGAAGTTTTGTTAAAGGCATGTACAAATCAAATGCAAGATAAGCAGTTGCTAGTTGTGAATCAGATAATAGCTGAACTTGTTGCTATACATAACAAGCTTGATAACATGAAGACTTATCTAAGTTCTCTATTTGAAGACTTGGATGGATTTGAAACTGATCTTTCAACTTCTAGCTCTAGTCTTTCTGACATTGAAGATGTGTCCGAGAACATATTAGTCGAAGGTTCAAACTATCCTTCTCGTAATCAAGACTTAAATAAGCAAGACAGTGATGTGAAAGGTTTCATTAATGGCAGTAAGGCATATATGTTATTGAAGAATCAATTTGATATGGCGTATGAAGCTTTCATCAAATTAGATATTCAGTTGGCTACTGTCTTTAATGACAAGGAATATGGATATCAGTCTAACGATTTCAAAAGGCTTCAAAATCCCGAGACGACAaag TTTGTTGAAGATAAAACATGCAAAGTCGGTAGATTCATTAACAAGTGTGAGGAGGCACATGCAACCATGAGTGAGGCTGATTATATGTTGAGTGCACTTTTAAGAGCAAATGAAGAAGGGAAAGTGTTGAGTGGTAAATGGAAACAAGCTGCAGAGGAGGTAATGGAGGATAATGCAAGCTTAAATGAAGAAATAAACCAACTCAAGTCTGAATTACAGTTAAGAAACGACGAGCATCGTGACAGTTTGGTTGAACTTTCAAATTTAGTGTCTGTTCTTGAAGATTCTTTTCAGCTCATGCAAACCGAGGCTGAAAATTTGTGCCATGTGATGTATTCTGATGCCATGGAAATGGTCCAAGGTATCCACCACTGCATTTGTCAATCAAGATCTTCATTGCAAGTTATTTGTGCTGAAACAATGGAAAAAAGTTTTGAATCTATTGTGATACAACAATGCCGCATTGGAGAATACCTCAACAAATTTGGATTTCATGAAGGGATTATGGAACACGTTGAAAAATTCAGGTCGATGAATAATGGTGAAGATGAGTTAGGTGCAAACTCTGATGGTTTGATTGGTGAAAACTTGAAACTGGTAAAAGAACTGGAACGGAAGAACACTTTGTTAAATGGTGTACTTTTTGATTTTAGTTTGTTGCAAGAATCAACCtctacaagaaaagatatcgaaGATGAAGCTGAAAAGTTACTCTCTGCTTTAAGCCAAGTACAACATGAGTTAAAGATGAAGACGGATCAGCTTGATGATGTCATGATTAAATATGAAAAACTTGAATCCCGTTTAGTTGATACAGAAGCTGCTTTATCAGCCTCAAAAACATGTCTACAACATTCTGAAGAAACTGTGGATGCAATGTCATACCAAATTGCCGAGTTGAGAAATTTGTTAGAGGATGTATACCTTAAAAAGTCAGAAACTGAAAAGCAACTTGAAGTACAAAAGGAAAATGTTAAAGCGTTGGAAAACGAAATTCATTGTGCATCTTCTTCGGCACAAGAACAGTTTCTATTTTCTCTAGAAGGTATTACTGATGATTTTAAGAGGGTTTCGAGTGAGAGAGACGGGTTATGTGAACAAATTAAGTCTTTGCAAGATAAGCTTGAAATGGCGTATGCCATAGCTGATGAAAATGAAGCCATTGCTGTTGAAGCACGTCag GAGTCAGAGGCGAGTAAAATATATGCTGAACAAAAGGAAGAGGAGGTTAAAATTTTGGAGAATTCTGTTGAAGAACTTGATTCTACcattaatgttttagagaaaagg GTGAACGAAATGGAAGTTGAGCTAGAGAGACATCACAAGATAAGAGATTCATTGGAACTGGAACTACACTCACTGGGTAAAAGGCTGTTGACTGTTGAAAGCTTTAAAAAGAGCGCTGATAACTATAATGCGGATCAATCTGAGGATCAAATATCAAG GAAACTACATAGCAGGTACCTGGAACTTCAGGAGGCACATGCACGAATAAAAGATCTTGAAGATGAAAGAGTGGAACAAGCTAATGAG ATCAAGCAATGTAAAGATTACATTTCTGAACTTTTAATTCATGCCGAAGCTCAAGCTGTCCAGTATCAACAAAAG TACAAGTCCTTGGAAGCAATGGTTAGTGAAATGAAGATAGAATCAACAAAGTCTGGATCTGAAGCACCGATATCAGATAAGACTGAAAAAAGCTTAGTTAGACCAAGGGGTTCTAGCTCACCGTTTAGATGTATAGGGAATTTAGTTCAACAGGTGACTACTGAGAAGGATCACGAACTCGCGTTGGCCAAACTTCGTTTAGAAGAGCTAGAAGCATTAGCATCAAGCCGTCAGAAAGag GTATGTATGTTAAACACCAAACTGGCGGCTGCAGAGAATATGACACATGATGTAATCCGCGATCTACTTGGTGTGAAGTTAGACATGACTAATTATGCT AACTTGATAAACCATAAGCAGCTTCAAAGATTTATCGAAGATGCTGCTCAGCAAGCACAGGAGTTTGTTGCAATG GAGCAAGAGATTCGCAGACTGAAGCGACAAATTGATGATTTACTTGAAGAAAGAGATAG GTGCATTTCGGAAATAAATTCAAAAGAAGCAGAAATACTTGATAGTAAGATGAAAGTAGTGCAGTTACAAGGGAGGGACCAGTTGCTGAAAGCACAAAATGAAATGCTGAAG GCAGACAAAACCAATTTACAGAAACGGGCTGCAGAGCTAGACGACATGATTAAGAAGCTTCTTGGGAAACAGCATACTCTCGTACAATCTCAACAGCAAGAGAATAATCACATGTCAAATGCAAGCACCAGTGAGTTTGGTAAGAGGCTGGCCAACTCAGAGATGATGCTTCTATGTGTTAATGACGAACTTGCTCAATATCGTAAGCCTGATAGCCCTCGTTTGCATCATAGACAGTACCGAAAAGAGAATGGTAAATAA